A portion of the Meriones unguiculatus strain TT.TT164.6M chromosome 11, Bangor_MerUng_6.1, whole genome shotgun sequence genome contains these proteins:
- the Ccdc185 gene encoding coiled-coil domain-containing protein 185, with product MAGFHVFSPRPYGELGEPWLGEEPELEAQLGWPEPPLSSWTRTPGVETQTRAPWVPSKCLPTGRSRRRGDIPSPRESHSLTHVAQRPSDRAKKHRSGSGYLEEAFGETSTKPSRNWQQQPDQPCPRYRVARGGSPRQSPGEAFNRQNVGTLPAEKAPSADQWAVPVGRPVDLCSPPSVLTDKSSVPSLLEFQKQPCVCSHKRGSGDRIETLANQYSRPSASFKELSSQPSRALKNKLDEAVISSRDQKIIALVLSRLRKAQRIRELQQQAAVAWEELKLSDQEVHMTLERECRLLLQQSQEQWQGQEELHKPGGGQEQPRQGHEQPGSWKDCQAKSKSAVRTESKTGWTVRPDHQENPDLDKLDRVQAQAEHLKRCQEQRLREQEKMLQSLRDLNRMQMEKRLQAACRKRQQNMAEEVGNEKTGQESNLSSLINFQARRVLMDCQAKAEELLRKLSLEQRGQRFQDIQESLVRERHQEQQEKAQREEEQFQRAGWWPAEDADEESKRVLTELAQQKIRQARSHAQKTTKDRAQHLRELNILREKNHHITKLKAEKEEKSHIEGIKEAIKKKEQRVEQMTPRKDPIFQEYQKVSSASKTNHCFDPMAAEAYLL from the coding sequence ATGGCCGGTTTCCATGTCTTCTCTCCACGGCCCTATGGGGAACTCGGGGAACCCTGGCTCGGCGAAGAACCGGAGTTAGAGGCCCAGCTGGGCTGGCCTGAGCCGCCCCTAAGCTCCTGGACCCGGACCCCCGGTGTCGAGACCCAGACCAGAGCACCCTGGGTGCCCTCGAAGTGTTTGCCCACCGGACGGTCCCGCCGGCGAGGGGATATCCCCTCACCTCGAGAAAGCCACAGCCTGACACATGTGGCCCAAAGACCGTCGGACAGAGCCAAGAAGCACAGGTCCGGCAGCGGGTACCTGGAAGAAGCTTTCGGAGAGACATCGACCAAGCCCAGCAGGAACTGGCAGCAGCAGCCTGACCAGCCCTGCCCGCGCTACCGTGTGGCCCGGGGAGGTTCGCCCCGGCAGAGCCCCGGGGAAGCTTTCAACCGCCAGAATGTTGGAACTTTGCCCGCAGAGAAGGCGCCGAGTGCAGACCAGTGGGCGGTACCGGTGGGCAGACCTGTAGACCTCTGCTCGCCTCCCTCGGTTCTCACGGACAAGTCCTCTGTGCCCTCCTTGCTGGAGTTTCAGAAGCAGCCCTGTGTGTGCTCCCACAAGAGGGGTAGCGGCGACCGGATCGAGACCTTAGCCAACCAGTACAGCCGGCCATCTGCCTCCTTCAAAGAGCTGAGCAGCCAGCCCTCCCGGGCCCTCAAGAACAAGCTGGACGAGGCGGTGATTTCTTCCAGGGACCAGAAGATCATAGCCCTGGTGCTGAGCCGGCTCAGGAAGGCCCAGAGGATCCGAGAGCTGCAGCAGCAGGCAGCAGTCGCCTGGGAAGAGCTGAAGCTCTCGGACCAGGAAGTCCACATGACCCTGGAGAGAGAGTGCAGGCTGCTGCTGCAACAGAGCCAGGAACAGTGGCAAGGACAGGAGGAACTGCACAAGCCTGGCGGGGGCCAGGAGCAGCCTCGGCAGGGCCATGAACAACCGGGTTCGTGGAAGGACTGCCAGGCAAAGAGCAAGAGCGCGGTGCGGACGGAAAGCAAGACTGGGTGGACGGTGCGACCTGACCACCAGGAGAACCCAGACCTAGACAAGCTGGACAGGGTGCAAGCACAGGCTGAGCACCTCAAGCGGTGTCAAGAGCAGCGTCTGCGGGAGCAGGAGAAGATGCTGCAGAGTCTGCGGGACTTGAACAGGATGCAGATGGAGAAGAGACTGCAGGCGGCCTGTCGCAAAAGGCAGCAGAACATGGCAGAGGAGGTGGGGAACGAAAAGACGGGCCAGGAGAGCAATCTGAGCTCACTCATCAACTTCCAGGCCCGCAGGGTTCTCATGGACTGTCAGGCCAAAGCGGAGGAGCTCCTCAGGAAGCTGTCGCTGGAGCAGCGTGGCCAGCgcttccaggacatccaagagAGTCTGGTTAGGGAGAGGCACCAAGAGCAGCAGGAAAAGGCCCAGAGAGAGGAGGAGCAGTTCCAGAGAGCGGGGTGGTGGCCTGCGGAGGATGCAGACGAGGAGAGCAAGCGGGTTCTGACAGAGCTGGCTCAACAGAAGATCAGACAGGCCAGGAGTCATGCACAGAAGACCACCAAGGACAGGGCACAGCACCTGAGGGAGCTAAACATCCTGAGGGAGAAGAACCATCACATCACGAAGCTGAAAgcggagaaggaggagaagagtcACATTGAGGGCATCAAGGAAGCCATCAAGAAGAAGGAACAAAGGGTCGAGCAGATGACCCCGAGGAAAGATCCCATCTTCCAGGAGTACCAGAAGGTTTCCTCAGCCTCCAAGACAAACCACTGCTTTGATCCGATGGCAGCAGAGGCCTACCTGCTCTAG